The Nitratidesulfovibrio sp. region TTCAAAAACGCCGTGTACGCCCCCAGTATGCGCCGCTCGCCCGCCGCGCGTTCCGGCGGCAGCGGCGGGCACGGGTGCTCCGCTGCCAACCGCCGCAAATCATCCCGCTTCGGCAACGCCCGCATGCCCTCGCCCAGCACCGCGCCATCCACCGCCGCCATGAGCAGGGCATCGCGCGTGTCGGTCACGGCCACCAGCGGCGCGGGGCCGCCGGGAAACAGCCGGGCTGCCGCCACGCTTTCGCGGGCATAGGTGCCGGGGGCACCGGGGCAGAACAGCACGATGCACAGCGGCGTGCCGTCGTCGTCGCGCAGGGTCAGGTCCACCACGCGGCAGCCTTCGTCGGGGTCATGGGGAGCTTCGGATGAAGAAGGAGAAAGAGAGAGGGAAGAATCGGGAAGGGTACCGGCGGGACGGGTCGATGGCACTCCCGGTTCCGCTCCGGGCATGCCTGTCGGCGCAGAAACGCTTGCCGGTTCATCTGGCACGTCTGGCACGTCTGGCACGTCAGGCACATCGGGGCCACGCCCGGCGCCAGCATCGCCGCCGTCCGGCACGTCGAACCGCACCCGCACGCGCGGCTCGACAAGCCCGCGCGGGTGGCCCAGTTGCTCCACCAGCAGCCGCGCCAGCGCCTGCCGCAAATCCTCGTAGGTGGTGTGGTCCACGTCCTGCCCGGTCAGATAGTCGCGCAGGGTGGCCCCAAGGCTGACTTCGTGCATGCGGCCCTCCGGCAAGCCCGCCACCACGCAACGGGCAGGTTTGCTCCGGAATTCACGAGCACCGCTCTCGCGGAACCCAATTGGCCTTCATTAACTGATATTCGCCAATCGTTCGCTGACCATCGGCCTTCGTCAATTGGCCTTCGTCAATTGGCCTTCAGCAGGGCGCGCGCCACGGACTCGTCGTACAGCACAAGGGGGTCGGCATCGCGCCCCATGTCGCGATACATCCCTGCGGCATGGCGGATGATTTCCAGCGGCACCCACTCGTGGCGTTCCCACACTTCTGGCCGGTCGGCACGCCACAGGCGAAATTCCACGCTACCGCCGTGCGCGCGCACGTAGACGCGGGTACGTTTGTCATTGGGATCGGGGTAGTAGTAAAGGCCAAGATCGTCCTGCATGGGCACTCCTGAACACATGGGCTGCGAATGGCGCCCGCCTGCCGTTGCCGGATGCGGGCATACGGTCAATGCCCTATCCCGCCGATGCACGCAAGATGTTGTCATTCCCCGGATGCTGGGCTACAAGCAAGGAAGTGTCGCCCGCCCCTTGCATGGCGGCACCAGGGTATCCGACGGGGAGACTGCCATGCCCCGTCCCCGCGCCAACGCGCGGCGGGCACCGGAACGAGGCAGGACGCGCGGCGCCACCGACACGCCGTCCCCTGCACCTTTTCGACAATCCCGACAAGGCGTTGCCTGCGTCCCGCCCTGCGGCGGGGAGAGGCGGTGGCCCGTGTCGGGGCTTGACAACGCGCCGGAATCCTTTTAGGAATGGCGTTACTTTGTCCAAAAAATCACGAGTTTTCCGGGCGCAAGGGCCGCGCCGACCGATGCCCTTACTTCCGGAAGACGCCGTCCTGTTGCGCCCCAGGGGCGATGGGCGTGTCTGTTGAGAGTCCAGAACTTCAACAAACCAATGTGGAGGTAAGGCAATGGCGAAACATTCAACCCCCAAGTTGGACCAGCTCGAATCCGGGCCCTGGCCCAGCTTCGTGTCCGACATCAAGCAGGAAGCGGCGTACCGGGCCGCCAACCCCAAGGGTCTGGACTACCAGATCCCTGTGGACTGCCCCGAAGACCTGCTTGGCGTGCTCGAGCTGTCCTACAACGAGGGTGAAACCCACTGGAAGCACGGCGGCATCGTCGGCGTGTTCGGTTACGGCGGCGGCGTCATCGGCCGTTACTGTGACCAGCCCGAACAGTTCCCCGGCGTGGCGCACTTCCACACCGTGCGCGTGAACCAGCCCGCGGCGAAGTACTACCACACCGACTACCTGCGCCAGCTCTGCGACCTGTGGGACCTGCGCGGCTCCGGTCTGACCAACATGCACGGCTCCACCGGCGACATCGTGCTTCTTGGCACCCAGACCCCGCAGCTTGAAGAACTGTTCTTCGAACTGACCCACAAGATGAACACCGACCTTGGTGGCTCGGGCTCCAACCTGCGTACGCCTGAATCGTGCCTTGGCATGTCGCGTTGCGAATACGCCTGCTACGACACCCAGGCCTGCTGCTACGCCCTGACCATGGAATACCAGGACGAACTGCACCGTCCGGCGTTCCCCTACAAGTTCAAGTTCAAGTTCGACGGCTGCCCCAACGGCTGCGTCGCCTCCATCGCCCGCTCCGACTTCTCGGTCATCGGTACCTGGAAGGACGACATCAAGATCGACCAGGCCGCCGTCAAGGCCTACGTCGGTGGCGAACTGAAGCCCAACGCCGGTGCCCACTCGGGCCGCGACTGGGGCAAGTTCGACATCGTGGCCGAAGTGGTGGAACGCTGCCCCTCCAAGTGCATCTCCTGGAACGGCTCCGCCCTGTCCATCAAGACCAGCGAGTGCGTGCGCTGCATGCACTGCATCAACACCATGCCCCGCGCCCTGCGCATCGGTGACGAACGCGGCGCGTCCATCCTGGTCGGCGCCAAGGCGCCCGTCCTCGACGGCGCCCAGATGGGTTCGCTGCTGGTTCCCTTCGTGGACGCCAGCGAGCCGTTCGACGACATCAAGGGTGTCGTTGAAAAGATCTGGGACTGGTGGATGGAAGAAGGCAAGAACCGCGAGCGCCTGGGCGAGACCATCAAGCGTCTCAGCTTCCAGAAGCTGCTCGAGGTGACCGAAATCGACCCCGTGGCGCAGCACGTGAAAGAGCCCCGTTCCAACCCGTACATCTTCTTCAAGGAAGAAGAAGTGCCCGGTGGCTGGGACCGCGACATCACGGAATACCGCAAGAGACACCAGAGATAAGAAGAGGGGTAGCACATCATGGCATTCATCTCTTCCGGGTACAATCCCGAAAAGCCGATGGAAAACCGTATCACGGACATCGGCCCCCGCAAGCACGACTCCTTCTTCCCCCCGTTCATCGCGAAGAACTTCGGGAAGTGGCTGTACCATGAAATCCTGGAACCCGGCGTGCTCATGCATGTCGCCGAATCCGGCGACAAGGTGTACACCGTGCGCATCGGCGCTGCCCGTCTGATGTCGATCACCCACATCCGCGAGATGTGCGACATCGCCGACAAGCACTGCGGCGGCTTCCTGCGCTTCACCACCCGCAACAACGTCGAGTTCATGGTCGACACCGAAGCGGGCCTGAAGGCGCTGAAGGAAGACCTGTCCTCGCGCAAGTTCGCCGGCGGCTCCTACAAGTTCCCCATCGGCGGCACCGGCGCCGGTGTGTCGAACATCGTGCACACCCAGGGCTGGGTGCACTGCCACACTCCCGCCACCGACGCTTCCGGCCCGGTCAAGGCGATCATGGACGAAGTCTTCACCGACTTCCAGACCATGCGCCTGCCCGCCCCGGTCCGCATCTCGCTGGCCTGCTGCATCAACATGTGCGGCGCGGTGCACTGCTCCGACATCGGCGTGGTGGGCATCCACCGCAAGCCCCCGATGATCGACCACGAATGGACCGACCAGCTGTGCGAAATCCC contains the following coding sequences:
- the dsrB gene encoding dissimilatory-type sulfite reductase subunit beta; its protein translation is MAFISSGYNPEKPMENRITDIGPRKHDSFFPPFIAKNFGKWLYHEILEPGVLMHVAESGDKVYTVRIGAARLMSITHIREMCDIADKHCGGFLRFTTRNNVEFMVDTEAGLKALKEDLSSRKFAGGSYKFPIGGTGAGVSNIVHTQGWVHCHTPATDASGPVKAIMDEVFTDFQTMRLPAPVRISLACCINMCGAVHCSDIGVVGIHRKPPMIDHEWTDQLCEIPLAVSACPTAAVRPTKVEIGEKKLNSIAIKNDRCMYCGNCYTMCPALPISDGEGDGCVIMVGGKVSNRISMPKFSKVVVAYIPNEMPRWPSLTAKIKHIIEVYAANANKYERLGEWAERIGWESFFKLTGLEFTHHLIDDFRDPAYYTWRQSTQFKF
- a CDS encoding type I restriction endonuclease subunit R, with the translated sequence MHEVSLGATLRDYLTGQDVDHTTYEDLRQALARLLVEQLGHPRGLVEPRVRVRFDVPDGGDAGAGRGPDVPDVPDVPDVPDEPASVSAPTGMPGAEPGVPSTRPAGTLPDSSLSLSPSSSEAPHDPDEGCRVVDLTLRDDDGTPLCIVLFCPGAPGTYARESVAAARLFPGGPAPLVAVTDTRDALLMAAVDGAVLGEGMRALPKRDDLRRLAAEHPCPPLPPERAAGERRILGAYTAFLKRCCGEDVCLL
- the dsrA gene encoding dissimilatory-type sulfite reductase subunit alpha encodes the protein MAKHSTPKLDQLESGPWPSFVSDIKQEAAYRAANPKGLDYQIPVDCPEDLLGVLELSYNEGETHWKHGGIVGVFGYGGGVIGRYCDQPEQFPGVAHFHTVRVNQPAAKYYHTDYLRQLCDLWDLRGSGLTNMHGSTGDIVLLGTQTPQLEELFFELTHKMNTDLGGSGSNLRTPESCLGMSRCEYACYDTQACCYALTMEYQDELHRPAFPYKFKFKFDGCPNGCVASIARSDFSVIGTWKDDIKIDQAAVKAYVGGELKPNAGAHSGRDWGKFDIVAEVVERCPSKCISWNGSALSIKTSECVRCMHCINTMPRALRIGDERGASILVGAKAPVLDGAQMGSLLVPFVDASEPFDDIKGVVEKIWDWWMEEGKNRERLGETIKRLSFQKLLEVTEIDPVAQHVKEPRSNPYIFFKEEEVPGGWDRDITEYRKRHQR